One segment of Strix aluco isolate bStrAlu1 chromosome 4, bStrAlu1.hap1, whole genome shotgun sequence DNA contains the following:
- the LOC141922115 gene encoding uncharacterized protein LOC141922115 isoform X5: MLSERGRAEAALVCSCPGVLLTAPTSGLCEVSLPGLALLTAQGQKGTGGALPGCGQRTGAAAAEAGETRESGRKRKSRPSVQHPPPSAGRESLPLCVRKEPSSQSDRQRAPRVCVRHPKRGTATQATGVSEEEEGQEEGRRKKHLTRQILPAVPRTRAAFQSVVGPDDLQEFPSHLKPFCSSGVTAVTSRAVSYHRREKVAPGFKAIPSACCFTPATALLKKRRRKLWLTKLCHNRDCSRQHHGMLIMTSTGLAVLSFSLLLAVDLQWSLIRGKRLYNSKWSYKAESVPQVASNGAPCEAAIGVISLDHCGGKPHRT; the protein is encoded by the exons atgctctctgaaag aggccGTGCTGAGGCTGCGCTTGTCTGTTCCTGCCCTGGGGTGCTGTTGACTGCGCCCACCTCGGGCTTGTGTGAGGTATCTCTGCCTGGCCTTGCGCTTCTCACGGCACAGGGGCAAAAAGGGACAGGCGGAGCCCTTCCCGGCTGTGGACAGCGGACAGGAGCTGCCgcggctgaagctggagagaccagagaaagcggaagaaagagaaaatcaagaCCATCTgtgcagcacccgcctcccagtgcaggaagagagagcctgcctctctgcgtgaggaaggagccctcttcacagtcagACCGCCAGCGTGCACCcagggtctgcgtgcgtcaccccaagcgCGGTACGGCCAC CCAGGCGActggagtttcagaagaagaagaggggcaggaggaaggaaggagaaagaagcatctgACCCGTCAAATTCTCCCGGCAGTGCCAAGAacgagagctgcg TTCCAGAgcgtggttggaccagatgacctgcaagagttcccttcccacctcaaaccGTTCTGCAGTTCTGGAGTCACAGCTGTCACATCCAGGGCCGTGAGCTACCACAGGCGTGAGAAAGTTGCCCCAGGCTTCAAGGCCATCCCGAGCGCCTGCTGCTTTACTCCGGCCACAGcgctcctgaagaagaggagaag aaagctctggctgacgaagttatgccacaacagagactgcagccgtcagcaccacgggatgctgataatgaccagcacaggcctcgctgtactgtcgttttcgctgctgcttgcagtggatctgcagtggtctttgattcgcggaaaaagactctacaactcgaaatggagttataaagcag agtccgtgcctcaagtTGCctcaaatggtgccccgtgtgaggcgGCGATAGGTGTGATTAGCTTGGATCACTGCggtggcaaaccccacagaacttag
- the LOC141922115 gene encoding uncharacterized protein LOC141922115 isoform X2 — MLSERGRAEAALVCSCPGVLLTAPTSGLCEVSLPGLALLTAQGQKGTGGALPGCGQRTGAAAAEAGETRESGRKRKSRPSVQHPPPSAGRESLPLCVRKEPSSQSDRQRAPRVCVRHPKRGTATQATGVSEEEEGQEEGRRKKHLTRQILPAVPRTRAAFQSVVGPDDLQEFPSHLKPFCSSGVTAVTSRAVSYHRREKVAPGFKAIPSACCFTPATALLKKRRRKLWLTKLCHNRDCSRQHHGMLIMTSTGLAVLSFSLLLAVDLQWSLIRGKRLYNSKWSYKAAAPEEERRGTVRSSGLKRGAGREKGALDKGASPLPGLRSHKTVAGTFGALAGAALGDLPVSRARVSGLLPPFPTV, encoded by the exons atgctctctgaaag aggccGTGCTGAGGCTGCGCTTGTCTGTTCCTGCCCTGGGGTGCTGTTGACTGCGCCCACCTCGGGCTTGTGTGAGGTATCTCTGCCTGGCCTTGCGCTTCTCACGGCACAGGGGCAAAAAGGGACAGGCGGAGCCCTTCCCGGCTGTGGACAGCGGACAGGAGCTGCCgcggctgaagctggagagaccagagaaagcggaagaaagagaaaatcaagaCCATCTgtgcagcacccgcctcccagtgcaggaagagagagcctgcctctctgcgtgaggaaggagccctcttcacagtcagACCGCCAGCGTGCACCcagggtctgcgtgcgtcaccccaagcgCGGTACGGCCAC CCAGGCGActggagtttcagaagaagaagaggggcaggaggaaggaaggagaaagaagcatctgACCCGTCAAATTCTCCCGGCAGTGCCAAGAacgagagctgcg TTCCAGAgcgtggttggaccagatgacctgcaagagttcccttcccacctcaaaccGTTCTGCAGTTCTGGAGTCACAGCTGTCACATCCAGGGCCGTGAGCTACCACAGGCGTGAGAAAGTTGCCCCAGGCTTCAAGGCCATCCCGAGCGCCTGCTGCTTTACTCCGGCCACAGcgctcctgaagaagaggagaag aaagctctggctgacgaagttatgccacaacagagactgcagccgtcagcaccacgggatgctgataatgaccagcacaggcctcgctgtactgtcgttttcgctgctgcttgcagtggatctgcagtggtctttgattcgcggaaaaagactctacaactcgaaatggagttataaagcag cagctcctgaagaagaaagaagaggcacTGTGAGGAGCAGCGgactgaagagaggagcggggcgagagaagggagctctggacaaaggtgCTTCCccgttaccggggctgcggtcgcacaaGACCGTTGCTGgcacctttggtgccctggccggcgctgcgctgggtgacctccctgtaagcagggctcgggtctctggtcttttgccacctttcCCCACGGTTTGA
- the LOC141922115 gene encoding uncharacterized protein LOC141922115 isoform X3: protein MLSERGRAEAALVCSCPGVLLTAPTSGLCEVSLPGLALLTAQGQKGTGGALPGCGQRTGAAAAEAGETRESGRKRKSRPSVQHPPPSAGRESLPLCVRKEPSSQSDRQRAPRVCVRHPKRGTATQATGVSEEEEGQEEGRRKKHLTRQILPAVPRTRAAFQSVVGPDDLQEFPSHLKPFCSSGVTAVTSRAVSYHRREKVAPGFKAIPSACCFTPATALLKKRRRKLWLTKLCHNRDCSRQHHGMLIMTSTGLAVLSFSLLLAVDLQWSLIRGKRLYNSKWSYKADPDFEIIKRQNNERSQTVNTENENPESKDAYFEPQEQDLYAGSLDCDNLLDPDTVNPKRQPGLCPPLAGDDRG from the exons atgctctctgaaag aggccGTGCTGAGGCTGCGCTTGTCTGTTCCTGCCCTGGGGTGCTGTTGACTGCGCCCACCTCGGGCTTGTGTGAGGTATCTCTGCCTGGCCTTGCGCTTCTCACGGCACAGGGGCAAAAAGGGACAGGCGGAGCCCTTCCCGGCTGTGGACAGCGGACAGGAGCTGCCgcggctgaagctggagagaccagagaaagcggaagaaagagaaaatcaagaCCATCTgtgcagcacccgcctcccagtgcaggaagagagagcctgcctctctgcgtgaggaaggagccctcttcacagtcagACCGCCAGCGTGCACCcagggtctgcgtgcgtcaccccaagcgCGGTACGGCCAC CCAGGCGActggagtttcagaagaagaagaggggcaggaggaaggaaggagaaagaagcatctgACCCGTCAAATTCTCCCGGCAGTGCCAAGAacgagagctgcg TTCCAGAgcgtggttggaccagatgacctgcaagagttcccttcccacctcaaaccGTTCTGCAGTTCTGGAGTCACAGCTGTCACATCCAGGGCCGTGAGCTACCACAGGCGTGAGAAAGTTGCCCCAGGCTTCAAGGCCATCCCGAGCGCCTGCTGCTTTACTCCGGCCACAGcgctcctgaagaagaggagaag aaagctctggctgacgaagttatgccacaacagagactgcagccgtcagcaccacgggatgctgataatgaccagcacaggcctcgctgtactgtcgttttcgctgctgcttgcagtggatctgcagtggtctttgattcgcggaaaaagactctacaactcgaaatggagttataaagcag atccagattttgagataataaaaagacaaaataatgaacgcAGCCAGACTGTaaacacagagaatgagaacCCAGAGAGCAAGGACGCATATTTTGAACCCCaggagcaagatttatatgctgggtctctagactgtgataatcttttagaccctgacactgtaaatcctaaaagacaACCTGGGCtctgtcctcccttagctggggatgatcgtgggtaa
- the LOC141922115 gene encoding uncharacterized protein LOC141922115 isoform X4 — MLSERGRAEAALVCSCPGVLLTAPTSGLCEVSLPGLALLTAQGQKGTGGALPGCGQRTGAAAAEAGETRESGRKRKSRPSVQHPPPSAGRESLPLCVRKEPSSQSDRQRAPRVCVRHPKRGTATQATGVSEEEEGQEEGRRKKHLTRQILPAVPRTRAAFQSVVGPDDLQEFPSHLKPFCSSGVTAVTSRAVSYHRREKVAPGFKAIPSACCFTPATALLKKRRRKLWLTKLCHNRDCSRQHHGMLIMTSTGLAVLSFSLLLAVDLQWSLIRGKRLYNSKWSYKADAPPLPLAWDASDNNGVKETQYEMDLSCILRGNLFSLPPPPPPPRDSSLFFP, encoded by the exons atgctctctgaaag aggccGTGCTGAGGCTGCGCTTGTCTGTTCCTGCCCTGGGGTGCTGTTGACTGCGCCCACCTCGGGCTTGTGTGAGGTATCTCTGCCTGGCCTTGCGCTTCTCACGGCACAGGGGCAAAAAGGGACAGGCGGAGCCCTTCCCGGCTGTGGACAGCGGACAGGAGCTGCCgcggctgaagctggagagaccagagaaagcggaagaaagagaaaatcaagaCCATCTgtgcagcacccgcctcccagtgcaggaagagagagcctgcctctctgcgtgaggaaggagccctcttcacagtcagACCGCCAGCGTGCACCcagggtctgcgtgcgtcaccccaagcgCGGTACGGCCAC CCAGGCGActggagtttcagaagaagaagaggggcaggaggaaggaaggagaaagaagcatctgACCCGTCAAATTCTCCCGGCAGTGCCAAGAacgagagctgcg TTCCAGAgcgtggttggaccagatgacctgcaagagttcccttcccacctcaaaccGTTCTGCAGTTCTGGAGTCACAGCTGTCACATCCAGGGCCGTGAGCTACCACAGGCGTGAGAAAGTTGCCCCAGGCTTCAAGGCCATCCCGAGCGCCTGCTGCTTTACTCCGGCCACAGcgctcctgaagaagaggagaag aaagctctggctgacgaagttatgccacaacagagactgcagccgtcagcaccacgggatgctgataatgaccagcacaggcctcgctgtactgtcgttttcgctgctgcttgcagtggatctgcagtggtctttgattcgcggaaaaagactctacaactcgaaatggagttataaagcag atgcaccccccctacctctagcatgggatgctagtgacaacaatggagtaaaagaaactcagtacgagatggatttatcctgcatcctaaggggtaacctgttcagccttcccccccccccccctccgccccgagacagctctcttttctttccttga